The Oscillatoria salina IIICB1 nucleotide sequence GGTTTACAAGCTAGAGATGCGCGAGTAATTCGGGATGGACAAGAAATAGATCTACCAATTGCAGAAGTACAAATTAATGATGTCATTTTAGTACGTCCCGGAGAAAAAATCCCTGTGGATGGAGAAATAATTGAGGGGACTTCGACGATTGACGAAGCAATGGTGACAGGGGAAAGTTTGCCCGTAGAAAAGAAACCTGGAGATGAAGTAATTGGGGCGACAATTAATAAAACAGGTAGCTTTAAATTTCGCGCAACCAGAGTAGGAAAAGATACAGTATTAGCTCAAATTGTCAAACTAGTGCAAGAGGCTCAAGGTTCTAAAGCACCTATTCAAAGAATAGCCGATCGCGTAACAGGTTGGTTCGTTCCGGCGGTAATTGCGATCGCGATCGCCACTTTTGTAATCTGGTTTGATGTGATGGGTAATCTGACTTTAGCTTTGATTACCACTGTGGGTGTGTTAATTATCGCTTGTCCTTGCGCTTTGGGACTAGCTACTCCAACCTCAGTAATGGTGGGAACCGGGAAAGGTGCGGAAAATGGTATTTTGATTAAAGATGCGGAAAGTTTAGAATTGGCACATAAAATTAAGAGCGTTGTCCTTGATAAAACTGGTACAGTGACTCAAGGTAAGCCGACAGTGACAGATTATGTGACTGTTTTGGGAACTGCCCACGCAAATGAGTTAAAATTGCTGCGTTTGGCAGCATCAGTCGAACGTAACTCCGAGCATCCCTTAGCCGAAGCTGTGGTCAGATACGCTCAAAGTCAACAAGTAGAATTCAGTGAAGTAAAAGAATTTGAAGCGATCGCCGGTAGTGGAGTACAAGCTATTGTCTCCGAACGTTTGGTACAAATTGGTACTTCTCGCTGGATGGAAGAGTTAGGTATTGACACGAAAGCCTTAGCCCAGCAGAAAGCCGCCTGGGAAGCGTCAGGAAAAACTGCCATCTGGCTCGCAGTGGATGGACGAATCGAAGCTTTAATGGGGATAGCAGACGCAGTTAAGCCCACATCTAGTGCGGCGGTGCAAGCTATGCGAAAATTAGGTTTAGAAGTGGTGATGCTGACAGGAGATAACCAGAAAACTGCCGAAGCGATCGCTAAAGAAGTTGGTATTCCTCGCATTTTCGCCGAAGTACGTCCCGAGCAAAAAGCCGCTAAAGTGAGGCAATTGCAACAAGAAGGGAAAATAGTCGCCATGGTGGGAGATGGAATTAACGATGCGCCAGCCTTAGCCCAAGCCGACGTAGGCATTGCGATCGGGACTGGGACTGATGTGGCGATCGCTGCTTCCGATATTACTTTAATCTCCGGCGATCTGCAAGCGATCGTTACCGCTATTCAACTTAGCAAAGCCACAATGAGAAATATTCAGGAAAACTTGTTTTTTGCTTTTATTTACAACGTTGCAGGTATTCCCATTGCAGCAGGGATTTTATTCCCCATTTTTGGTTGGTTATTCAGTCCCATTATTGCTGGTGGTGCAATGGCGTTTAGTTCAGTTTCTGTCGTCACAAATGCTTTACGTTTGCGGAATTTTCAACCCAAAAATCTGGCAAGTAAATTTTAATTAGCTCCTCTTCAAAATGTTATGAAAATGAAAATGACACAAAAAATATTTAATAGTTTCGCAATTTTGAGCTTTTTCCTAGCACTTAATTCTGGCATGGTTTCCCTAGCTCAAAATTCTTTAAATCATCAGGTAGAAGAGCTGGCTCAGATGGACATGGAAATTCCAGCTTCCGAAACCAAAGTAAGCGAACAATTTCGTCCCATCGAACAACCTTTAGAGTTAAAAATTGCGGTAACTTTAGGCGGTATCGGTTTAATTGGGCTAGAATTATGGTGGTTTTTGTTTGGGAAAACGAAAGCAGCTCAAGCGGAAACCAAATCAGACATTCAAGAATTAACTATTAACGTAGATGGCGGTTACGAACCAAATCGAGTTATTGTCAAAGCAGGTACACCAGTACGGCTACAATTTTTCCGTCGTGATGCGAGTAGTTGTCTAGAAAAAGTCTTGTTACCAGATTTTCATATTGCTAAAGATTTAGAATTAAATCATACCACCTCAGTTGAATTTACACCCGAACAACCAGGAGAATATCAATTTACCTGTGGAATGAATATGTATCGCGGCGTTGTTGTCGTAAAACCCTAAATATTTCGACAAATTTACGTTAGTTTTATCGTGGTTTTTATTCAACTCGATAAACATAATAGTATTCTTCGTAGATAACAATACTTCTCCCGAATTGTTTTAACTTAACTAATTCAACTTCAGGGCTACTTTGTGAAAAATCTTGGGTTGAGACTAAAAGTATTTTTCGAGCAGTTTCTTGTTTGAGATTGCTCACTTTTTCCCATAACTGAAATTCATCGATTTCGTTGCGGCGATCGTTCCAAATTATAAAACTACCAAATCTATTACTTTCAGGATGATAAATTGGTTGCTCCAAATAAGCTGCTAAAGAAGATACAGGAAAGTCAGGATTTCCCACAATTAAAAAATTATCAAACCGATCTTGTTGAAGAAAATTAGCAACTTGTTTACTGACAGTGAAAGGATAAACTAAATCTAAGCTATAAGATAATAAACCAGCAAAAAGATGAATAGACAAAATTAAGCTTAAAAAGAAATTTTTATATTTGCGATTTTCTAATCCTCTCGACAAATGTATAGTTTTACCTGGAAAAATCTTCGCTAACCAATCAAATTTGTAAGCGGAGTTTGCTAACCATAAGCATAGTATAAATAAAATAAATAAATGCCCGTAATGCCTGGGATTTGTAGCAATACCTATCTTGATAGTTAACAAGAGAATTGTCAAGCTGCCCAAAAAATACAAAAACAATATTGTCGGTTTATTGTATAACCAGCTTAAAACAAATAAAATTAGTCCTAAAGATAGAAAGTCTATAATTAATTTCCAAGGAGGCAATACTAAAAGCAAAATACTAGAATTCCAAAAATTATAATCTAAAAAATTAGGCAGAAAGATATAACTTCTTGTCAAAAAATCAAACATCGTTGAAATTCTTTTGAGGATGACGATCGCGAATTCACTGACATCTCTTTTTGATTCTTCTTGAATTACTTTTAGCTCGTCACTAGAGTTTTCAACTGAAATTTCTGGAGCGACTAATTCTTGCTGATTTTCCGGACGAAATAAGGTATTGACAGGGCGGTCTTCAGGGGGTACAAGTTGAGAAATTGCCAAAATAATTCCTAAACTGAAGACAACTATCCCGATAAGTAATTTCTTTTTCGCTGTAGGTGATTCTAAGGATAATTTTTGCTTCAAAAAATATTCAAAGATTAAAGTTGCTCCTAACCAAACAGCGATGAGCAAACTATGAACATTAGTATTGGCTGCTAAAGCTAAAATAAAAAAAAGTAAAACGTATTTTCTATTTCTTTGTTGAAAATAAACGCAAAAAATGAAACATAACAATATTCCTAAAGCATAATTTCTACTAAGGAGCGAATATTCATAAAAGGGGAAATAGCCAAAACTAAATAAAAATTTTTGTAATCTGGTAAAAGGAGAAAACTTAACTAATAAGTAAATTGATAAAGTAGCAATTCCCAAGTGAAAAAATTGCATGATAAGTGGGCGATCGGTAATTTTGTTAAGAAAATATAAACAAAGATGCCAGAGTCCAGGATGTCCTTCATATCTAATATTTTGAAATAAATCTACTAAACTGTTACTATCTCTAGCAATCAGCCAAGCTTGTAGCTCGTCAAACCATAATTCATGGTGAAAAATACCAATAATGCCGAAACAAGCAAAAAGCAAAGTGAGAATGTTGACGAATACATTATCATTAACTGCAATCAATTTTTGTTTGAATTGAGGTATAAAATTGGTAAA carries:
- a CDS encoding cupredoxin domain-containing protein → MTQKIFNSFAILSFFLALNSGMVSLAQNSLNHQVEELAQMDMEIPASETKVSEQFRPIEQPLELKIAVTLGGIGLIGLELWWFLFGKTKAAQAETKSDIQELTINVDGGYEPNRVIVKAGTPVRLQFFRRDASSCLEKVLLPDFHIAKDLELNHTTSVEFTPEQPGEYQFTCGMNMYRGVVVVKP
- a CDS encoding heavy metal translocating P-type ATPase, yielding MDTLTLKLRGMSCASCANSIESAISTVPGVKECNVNFGAEQATVSYDPEKTSIKAIQKAVDEAGYSAFPLQEQEMITGEDDAEKSARKAESRSLLRKIVVGGIISIILIIGSLPMMTGIEMAGFPAWLHNPWLQLALTLPVQFWCGYSFYVNSWKAFKHHAATMDTLIALGTSAAFFYSLFVTIFPEFLLNQGLLPEVYYETAAVIITLILLGKLLENRAKGQTSEAIRKLIGLQARDARVIRDGQEIDLPIAEVQINDVILVRPGEKIPVDGEIIEGTSTIDEAMVTGESLPVEKKPGDEVIGATINKTGSFKFRATRVGKDTVLAQIVKLVQEAQGSKAPIQRIADRVTGWFVPAVIAIAIATFVIWFDVMGNLTLALITTVGVLIIACPCALGLATPTSVMVGTGKGAENGILIKDAESLELAHKIKSVVLDKTGTVTQGKPTVTDYVTVLGTAHANELKLLRLAASVERNSEHPLAEAVVRYAQSQQVEFSEVKEFEAIAGSGVQAIVSERLVQIGTSRWMEELGIDTKALAQQKAAWEASGKTAIWLAVDGRIEALMGIADAVKPTSSAAVQAMRKLGLEVVMLTGDNQKTAEAIAKEVGIPRIFAEVRPEQKAAKVRQLQQEGKIVAMVGDGINDAPALAQADVGIAIGTGTDVAIAASDITLISGDLQAIVTAIQLSKATMRNIQENLFFAFIYNVAGIPIAAGILFPIFGWLFSPIIAGGAMAFSSVSVVTNALRLRNFQPKNLASKF